The Planctomycetota bacterium sequence CCGCTCGCCCGTCATCATCCAGGCCAGCCGCGGGGCCCTCGAGTACACGAACCTCGTGTACCTGAAGCACCTGATGGCGGCGGCGGTGGAGGACAACCCCGGCTTGCCCATCGTCCTGCACCTCGACCACGGGCCGAACCTCAAACTCTGCAAGGAAGCGATCGCGATCGGCTTCACGAGCGTCATGATTGACGGCTCGATCGATTACGACACCAAGACGCCGGACGGCAAGCACCCCGCGCGGTCGTTCGAGGACA is a genomic window containing:
- a CDS encoding class II fructose-bisphosphate aldolase → MPLCPMRQMLDEARKGGYGVGAYNVNNMEQIQAILAAAKETRSPVIIQASRGALEYTNLVYLKHLMAAAVEDNPGLPIVLHLDHGPNLKLCKEAIAIGFTSVMIDGSIDYDTKTPDGKHPARSFED